A window of the Nisaea acidiphila genome harbors these coding sequences:
- a CDS encoding LysR substrate-binding domain-containing protein yields the protein MARNLPPLTALRAFEAAARLGGVSKAADELNVTHAAVSHQIRALEEWFGLALFERAGRSIRPSDAGRRLLAPVSAALDTISDAVEEICDDASQHVLTVSSAPSVAYKLLVPRLAGFTALEPDVEVHLHHSVTLSNFTTDGVDVAFRFGRGDWPGTVTKLLMPGYAQPLASPILLEREGISLSDLPLSPERIAQLPLHHEDTTIFWRTWFDAAGAGGTRFRRGAVYYDAATILNVAVAGQAAVLARPALALDELKNGMLVPLSDVRIDEDAGYFLVYPRDKASDPLISAFDEWVMSELAQPVPTETASAANPAS from the coding sequence ATGGCGAGAAATCTTCCCCCTCTGACAGCTTTACGCGCCTTCGAGGCCGCGGCTCGGCTTGGCGGTGTTTCGAAAGCGGCGGACGAGCTCAACGTCACCCATGCGGCGGTCAGTCACCAGATCAGGGCGCTCGAAGAGTGGTTCGGGCTCGCTCTTTTCGAGAGGGCGGGACGAAGTATCCGGCCGTCCGACGCGGGCAGGAGGCTGTTGGCGCCGGTCTCCGCCGCGCTCGACACTATTTCCGATGCCGTTGAGGAGATCTGCGACGACGCAAGCCAGCACGTGCTGACCGTCTCCTCCGCCCCGTCCGTTGCCTACAAGCTTCTGGTGCCGCGGCTGGCCGGGTTCACGGCACTTGAGCCGGATGTGGAGGTGCATCTGCATCACTCGGTCACGCTCTCGAATTTCACCACGGACGGCGTAGATGTCGCGTTCCGGTTCGGCCGGGGCGATTGGCCGGGCACGGTCACGAAGCTGCTCATGCCGGGATATGCGCAACCGCTTGCCAGTCCGATCCTGCTTGAGCGTGAGGGGATATCGCTTTCTGATCTGCCGCTATCGCCCGAGCGGATCGCGCAATTGCCGCTGCATCACGAGGACACGACCATCTTCTGGCGCACCTGGTTCGACGCGGCCGGTGCCGGGGGGACGCGCTTCCGGCGCGGGGCCGTCTACTATGACGCGGCAACCATCCTGAATGTCGCGGTCGCGGGCCAAGCCGCCGTGCTTGCTCGGCCCGCGCTTGCCCTTGATGAGCTCAAAAATGGAATGCTGGTGCCTCTTTCCGACGTCAGGATTGATGAGGATGCGGGGTACTTCCTGGTCTATCCGCGAGATAAAGCGTCCGATCCTCTGATCTCCGCATTTGATGAATGGGTAATGTCCGAGCTTGCCCAGCCGGTCCCGACGGAGACCGCAAGCGCCGCGAACCCAGCCTCCTGA
- a CDS encoding histone deacetylase family protein codes for MGTILYTHSDCFGHDPGRMHPEHPARLKSILNALSADEFSSLDRREAPKATVEQIARAHPQDYVESILAAVPESGERHLDGDTVMTPGTGDAILRGSGAVCAAVDAVLGGAAKNAFCAMRPPGHHAEPRTPMGFCFFNQIAVGADHARAAHGLRRVAIVDFDVHHGNGTQAIFEADGGVFYASTHQTPLFPGTGKANERGVGNIVNVPLPPMAGSEEFRAAISEIISPKLIEFHPELLMISAGFDAHIDDPLASLCLTEEDFAWVTEELMRVADLVCDGKIVSVLEGGYDLEALAQSTAAHVRTLMKAS; via the coding sequence GTGGGGACGATCTTATACACCCATTCGGATTGTTTCGGGCATGACCCGGGGCGGATGCATCCCGAGCATCCGGCGCGCTTGAAGTCGATCCTGAACGCGCTTTCCGCCGATGAGTTTTCGAGCCTGGACCGGCGCGAGGCACCGAAAGCGACGGTCGAGCAAATCGCGCGCGCCCATCCGCAGGATTATGTCGAGTCGATCCTTGCCGCGGTTCCGGAGAGCGGCGAGCGGCATCTCGACGGCGACACCGTGATGACGCCCGGGACCGGCGATGCGATCCTGCGCGGGTCCGGGGCGGTGTGCGCCGCTGTCGATGCGGTGCTCGGCGGCGCGGCGAAGAACGCTTTTTGCGCCATGCGTCCGCCGGGACACCATGCCGAGCCGCGTACGCCGATGGGGTTCTGCTTTTTCAACCAGATCGCTGTCGGGGCCGACCATGCCCGCGCCGCGCACGGCCTGCGGCGGGTCGCGATCGTCGATTTCGACGTGCATCACGGCAACGGCACCCAGGCGATCTTCGAGGCCGACGGTGGTGTCTTCTATGCATCGACCCATCAGACGCCGCTCTTTCCCGGAACCGGCAAGGCCAACGAACGCGGCGTCGGCAATATCGTCAATGTACCGCTGCCGCCGATGGCCGGTAGCGAGGAGTTCCGGGCGGCGATCTCGGAGATCATCTCTCCGAAGCTGATCGAGTTCCATCCGGAGCTGCTGATGATTTCGGCCGGGTTCGACGCTCATATCGACGATCCGCTGGCGTCGCTCTGCCTCACCGAAGAGGATTTCGCCTGGGTTACCGAAGAGCTGATGCGCGTTGCCGATCTTGTCTGTGACGGCAAGATCGTTTCCGTGCTTGAGGGCGGTTACGACCTGGAGGCGCTGGCGCAGTCGACGGCGGCGCATGTCCGCACGCTGATGAAAGCGTCCTGA
- a CDS encoding TlyA family RNA methyltransferase: MPSETPSERLDLALVARGLTESRSRARHLIESGEVTVDGVVVTKSAAKVAPEQVLALAETAHSWASRAALKLVGALDLFSIDPAGQICLDIGASTGGFTDVLLARGAARVHAVDVGHGQLVRRLREDPRVTVYEHLNIRDLTPAQLGEPVGLIVSDVSFISLKLALPAALACASEGATLVALVKPQFEVGPGRVGKGGIVRDEAVRREALDGIVGWLEQEAEWTVVGTADALISGSDGNQEYLIAARKPC; this comes from the coding sequence ATGCCCTCCGAAACGCCTTCCGAACGCCTCGATCTGGCGCTCGTCGCCCGTGGTCTGACGGAGAGCAGGAGCCGCGCGCGGCATCTGATCGAGAGTGGCGAGGTTACCGTCGACGGTGTGGTCGTGACCAAATCGGCGGCGAAGGTCGCCCCTGAGCAAGTCTTGGCTCTTGCCGAAACGGCCCACAGCTGGGCTTCGCGCGCTGCTTTGAAACTGGTTGGGGCCCTTGACTTGTTCTCGATCGATCCCGCCGGCCAGATCTGCCTCGATATCGGTGCCTCCACCGGCGGCTTTACCGACGTTCTACTCGCACGCGGTGCCGCGCGGGTTCATGCCGTCGATGTCGGTCACGGCCAGTTGGTCCGGCGTCTGAGGGAGGATCCCCGGGTCACAGTCTACGAGCATCTGAATATCCGGGATCTGACGCCCGCGCAGCTTGGAGAGCCGGTGGGCCTGATCGTTTCCGACGTCAGTTTCATTTCTCTGAAACTGGCATTGCCGGCGGCGCTTGCCTGTGCCAGCGAGGGCGCGACACTGGTTGCTCTGGTCAAGCCGCAATTCGAAGTGGGGCCGGGGCGTGTCGGTAAGGGGGGGATCGTGCGTGACGAAGCGGTCCGGCGCGAGGCGCTGGACGGGATCGTGGGCTGGCTGGAACAAGAGGCAGAGTGGACCGTCGTCGGAACTGCCGATGCTCTGATTTCCGGGTCTGACGGAAATCAGGAATATTTAATTGCAGCGCGGAAACCGTGCTAG
- a CDS encoding efflux RND transporter periplasmic adaptor subunit, whose protein sequence is MSAVLMSLRCNIVPALLLAMIAAGSPANAQSKASPVEADEVREEPLTQTAPATGRFVAIELGSVATRVSERVEAVTVRAGDRVEKGDILARLSDRRLRAERSLRAAALKKADAQLERALANRAKAEQALARTEQLRGSNAFRKNALEDAQRDLEAASASFAEGEAETARARAELDLAEIALSDAAIRAPYSGVILARHVVAGDHVQIGEAIVTMMNDEALEIEADVPANRLAGLAQGVLVEAELQNGQRIEAAVRAIIPEENPRTRTRAVRFTTDLPDDAVHIAENQGVTVFIPVGTVRQVISVHKDALLLDRAKPRVYVVRDGKVEPRTIVIGESLGNRFEVIEGLAAGDMVVIKGNERLRPGQPVAVQVKG, encoded by the coding sequence ATGTCGGCTGTCCTGATGTCACTGCGCTGCAATATTGTTCCAGCGCTCCTGCTGGCCATGATAGCCGCCGGTTCTCCGGCGAATGCACAGAGCAAGGCCAGCCCCGTCGAGGCGGACGAGGTGCGCGAGGAGCCGCTGACCCAGACCGCGCCGGCGACCGGCCGTTTCGTCGCCATCGAACTCGGTTCCGTCGCAACGCGGGTCTCAGAAAGGGTCGAAGCCGTCACGGTGCGTGCCGGGGACCGGGTCGAGAAAGGCGATATCCTCGCCCGCCTGTCCGATCGCCGGCTCCGGGCCGAACGGAGCCTCAGGGCAGCGGCGCTGAAAAAAGCCGACGCCCAACTTGAGCGCGCGCTCGCCAACAGGGCGAAGGCGGAGCAAGCTCTCGCCCGGACCGAGCAGTTGCGTGGCTCGAACGCATTCCGCAAGAACGCCCTGGAAGATGCCCAACGGGATCTGGAAGCGGCGAGTGCAAGCTTCGCCGAAGGCGAGGCGGAGACCGCGCGCGCCAGGGCCGAGTTGGATCTGGCCGAGATCGCTCTCAGCGACGCGGCGATCCGGGCGCCCTATTCCGGCGTAATTCTCGCGCGGCACGTGGTGGCCGGAGACCATGTCCAGATCGGCGAAGCGATCGTCACCATGATGAATGACGAGGCGCTCGAGATCGAAGCGGACGTCCCCGCAAATCGCCTCGCCGGACTCGCCCAGGGTGTTCTGGTGGAGGCCGAACTGCAAAACGGCCAACGCATCGAAGCAGCCGTCAGGGCCATCATTCCGGAAGAGAACCCCCGCACCCGCACCCGCGCCGTGAGGTTCACGACAGACCTCCCGGACGATGCGGTCCACATTGCGGAGAACCAGGGCGTTACCGTCTTCATTCCGGTCGGAACCGTTCGTCAGGTGATCAGCGTCCACAAGGACGCGCTCCTCCTCGACCGGGCGAAACCACGTGTCTATGTCGTCCGGGACGGCAAGGTCGAACCGCGCACCATCGTGATCGGCGAATCCCTCGGCAACAGGTTTGAGGTGATTGAGGGCCTGGCCGCGGGAGATATGGTTGTCATCAAAGGCAATGAGCGCCTGCGTCCCGGGCAGCCTGTCGCCGTCCAGGTGAAGGGGTGA
- a CDS encoding DUF2806 domain-containing protein produces MTEADRKTPATRRTASRTKKPDAQTFDPACLRFSEMLAYGLGASGRLWLDAVRGGVDRDEDGLAERAAARVNERDLRRQKNIEAIFSLAMTMLKDNAEPDGHVDPDWSVRFIEAAADCGDRAGQEMWAALLVLEAEESGSVPPVTFRVMSMLNRSMIRWVAILAKFRINNFLVRLSDEFFGERELTGDCILLLEEYGLLRTNRDLSKVFSSQKQDCFSTNLLYADKVVRISHDDPGADLTLPCYRLSEAGTALTRAAGRLSRVEADLDYLLEIVKLVEVQGYTVAQADILSRTSETIVSKHSPFCELRTLKR; encoded by the coding sequence ATGACTGAAGCAGATCGCAAGACGCCGGCCACGCGTCGGACGGCAAGCCGGACGAAAAAACCGGATGCCCAGACTTTCGATCCCGCATGCCTGCGATTCAGCGAAATGCTTGCCTACGGCCTCGGTGCGAGCGGTCGACTCTGGCTCGATGCGGTGCGGGGCGGCGTGGACCGTGACGAGGACGGACTTGCGGAGCGGGCGGCGGCACGCGTCAATGAACGGGACCTGCGGCGGCAGAAGAATATCGAGGCGATCTTCTCGCTCGCCATGACTATGCTGAAGGACAATGCCGAGCCGGACGGGCATGTGGACCCGGACTGGAGCGTCCGCTTCATCGAAGCGGCGGCCGATTGCGGCGACAGGGCCGGCCAGGAAATGTGGGCGGCGCTTCTCGTGCTTGAGGCGGAAGAAAGCGGCAGCGTACCGCCCGTAACCTTCCGGGTGATGAGTATGTTGAACCGCAGCATGATCCGTTGGGTGGCGATCCTCGCGAAATTCCGGATCAATAATTTCCTCGTCCGGCTTTCCGACGAGTTTTTCGGCGAGCGGGAACTGACGGGAGACTGCATCCTGCTTCTCGAGGAATACGGGCTGCTCCGGACGAACCGCGATCTCAGCAAGGTCTTCTCTTCGCAAAAGCAGGATTGTTTCTCCACCAATCTGCTTTATGCCGACAAGGTCGTTAGGATCAGCCATGACGACCCGGGGGCGGATCTGACTCTCCCCTGCTACAGGCTGAGCGAGGCGGGTACGGCCCTGACCCGTGCGGCGGGGCGTCTTTCGCGCGTTGAGGCGGATCTGGATTATCTGCTGGAGATCGTGAAGCTGGTCGAGGTCCAGGGCTACACGGTGGCACAGGCGGATATCCTGTCGCGCACGTCCGAGACCATCGTCTCGAAGCATTCCCCCTTCTGCGAGCTGCGCACTCTGAAGCGCTGA
- a CDS encoding exodeoxyribonuclease VII small subunit codes for MHVSENISAEIGALSFEEALAQLEEIVGKLESGNGTLDDAINAYARGAELKAHCQKKLDEARMKVEKIRRPDGEGAVSAEPFEA; via the coding sequence ATGCATGTGAGCGAAAACATATCCGCCGAAATCGGCGCTCTCAGCTTCGAGGAAGCGCTGGCGCAGCTCGAGGAGATCGTCGGCAAGCTTGAATCCGGAAACGGAACGCTCGACGACGCCATCAACGCCTATGCGCGCGGGGCGGAACTGAAGGCGCATTGTCAGAAGAAGCTGGACGAAGCGCGCATGAAGGTTGAAAAGATCCGGCGTCCCGACGGCGAGGGGGCGGTTTCCGCCGAGCCGTTCGAGGCCTGA
- a CDS encoding polyprenyl synthetase family protein, with translation MTELKDAIASCAREVERVMEFLLPEADDAEARLFEAMRYSCLGGGKRLRPFIVVESCKLFAVDPRCAYRVGAALEFMHCYSLIHDDLPAMDDSDLRRGRPSCHKKFDEATAILAGDALQALAFEVLSAEETSSDAWVRAQLVAGLARAAGGTGMVGGQMIDLLAEEKEIDIGAITRLQRMKTGEIFAFAATSGAIMGHGSKRHTHALHSFAQELGLAFQIADDLLDFEGDSNTTGKPVGQDVAAGKSTFVSILGPERARSQAKLLADQAARALDLFGERADLLKQVAAYVVDRTH, from the coding sequence ATGACCGAGCTTAAAGACGCGATCGCGAGCTGCGCCCGCGAAGTCGAGCGCGTGATGGAGTTCCTGCTGCCGGAGGCCGACGATGCCGAGGCGCGCCTTTTCGAGGCCATGCGCTATTCCTGTCTCGGTGGCGGCAAGCGTCTGCGGCCTTTCATCGTCGTCGAATCCTGCAAGCTGTTCGCCGTCGACCCGCGTTGCGCCTACCGCGTCGGGGCGGCGCTCGAATTCATGCATTGCTATTCGTTGATCCACGACGATCTGCCGGCGATGGATGACAGCGACCTGCGCCGCGGGCGGCCGAGCTGTCACAAGAAATTCGACGAGGCGACCGCCATCCTCGCCGGCGACGCGCTACAGGCGCTGGCCTTCGAGGTGCTGTCGGCGGAGGAGACGAGTTCGGACGCATGGGTCCGGGCGCAGCTCGTCGCCGGGCTCGCCCGGGCGGCGGGCGGCACCGGAATGGTCGGCGGCCAGATGATCGATCTGCTGGCGGAGGAGAAGGAGATCGATATCGGAGCGATCACCCGCCTCCAGCGCATGAAGACCGGCGAGATCTTCGCGTTTGCGGCGACGTCCGGCGCGATCATGGGGCATGGCTCAAAGCGTCATACCCATGCGCTGCATTCCTTCGCGCAGGAGCTCGGTCTCGCTTTCCAGATCGCCGACGATCTGCTGGATTTCGAGGGCGATTCGAACACCACGGGCAAGCCGGTGGGACAGGACGTCGCGGCCGGAAAGTCCACCTTCGTCTCCATTCTCGGTCCGGAGCGGGCACGTTCCCAGGCGAAGCTGCTGGCCGATCAGGCGGCCCGTGCCCTTGATTTATTCGGCGAACGGGCAGACCTTCTGAAGCAGGTCGCCGCTTATGTCGTTGATCGCACCCATTAA
- the dxs gene encoding 1-deoxy-D-xylulose-5-phosphate synthase, with protein sequence MPDRRTPLLDRVDVPADMRSFSDAQLKQLAEDLRRETIDAVAVTGGHLGAGLGVVELTVAIHNVFETPRDKVIWDVGHQAYPHKILTGRRDRIRTLRQGGGLSGFTRRSESEYDPFGAAHSSTSISAGLGMAVARDLKGEDFNVVAVIGDGAMSAGMAYEAMNNAGALRNRMIVILNDNDMSIAPPVGALSAHLSQLISSKPFRSFRDFAKQIAQNLPKPVEETARRAEEFARGMVTGGTLFEELGFYYVGPVDGHNLDHLLPVLRNVRDMDRDRPVLLHVVTEKGRGHPFGQPAADKYHAVPKFDVVTGEVKKPVSNAPSYTSVFAGALIREAEEDRSIVAVTAAMPSGTGLDRFAKAFPERSFDVGIAEQHAVTFAAGMACEGMKPFTAIYSTFLQRGYDQVVHDVAIQKLPVRFAIDRAGLVGADGATHAGAYDLAYLGCLPDFVIMAPSDEAELVHMVATAAAIDDRPSAFRYPRGEGVGVELPARGDVLEIGKGRVVREGSKVALLSLGCRLQECLAAADDLAARGLSATVADARFAKPLDRDLLRRLAAEHEMLVTVEEGSIGGFATQVMHALAEEGLLDSGLKVRPLVLPDRFIDHDAPDRQYHEAGLDAAGIVGTVLAAFGVDEASAPARA encoded by the coding sequence ATGCCTGACCGCAGAACACCGCTTCTGGACCGTGTCGACGTTCCCGCCGACATGCGATCTTTCTCCGACGCCCAGCTGAAGCAGCTGGCCGAAGACCTGCGCCGCGAAACCATCGACGCGGTCGCCGTCACGGGCGGCCATCTAGGCGCCGGACTCGGCGTCGTCGAGCTGACGGTGGCGATCCACAACGTTTTCGAGACGCCGCGCGACAAGGTGATCTGGGATGTCGGCCATCAGGCTTATCCGCACAAGATCCTGACCGGTCGCCGTGATCGCATCCGCACCCTGCGCCAGGGCGGCGGCCTCTCCGGCTTCACCCGGCGGTCGGAGAGCGAGTACGACCCGTTCGGCGCGGCGCACAGCTCGACCTCGATCTCCGCCGGCCTCGGCATGGCGGTCGCGCGCGATCTCAAAGGCGAGGACTTCAACGTCGTCGCGGTGATCGGCGACGGCGCGATGAGCGCCGGCATGGCCTACGAGGCGATGAACAATGCTGGTGCATTGCGCAATCGCATGATCGTCATCCTGAACGACAACGACATGTCGATCGCGCCGCCGGTCGGTGCGCTCAGCGCCCATCTCTCGCAGCTGATCTCTTCCAAGCCGTTCCGGAGCTTCCGGGATTTCGCCAAGCAGATCGCGCAGAACCTGCCGAAGCCGGTGGAGGAGACCGCGCGCCGGGCGGAGGAGTTCGCGCGCGGTATGGTGACAGGCGGGACCCTCTTCGAGGAGCTTGGGTTCTATTATGTCGGCCCCGTTGACGGGCACAATCTCGACCACCTCCTGCCGGTCCTGCGCAATGTGCGCGACATGGATCGGGACCGCCCGGTGCTGCTCCACGTCGTGACCGAGAAGGGCAGGGGCCATCCCTTCGGCCAGCCGGCGGCGGACAAATACCACGCGGTGCCGAAATTCGATGTCGTCACCGGCGAGGTGAAAAAGCCGGTTTCCAACGCGCCGAGCTATACCTCGGTTTTCGCCGGCGCGCTGATCCGCGAGGCGGAGGAGGACAGGAGCATTGTCGCGGTCACCGCAGCGATGCCGTCCGGCACCGGTCTTGACAGGTTCGCGAAGGCGTTCCCGGAGCGCAGCTTTGACGTCGGCATCGCCGAGCAGCATGCCGTGACCTTCGCCGCCGGCATGGCCTGCGAGGGGATGAAGCCCTTCACCGCGATCTACTCGACCTTCCTGCAGCGCGGCTACGACCAGGTCGTCCACGACGTCGCGATCCAGAAGCTGCCGGTGCGTTTCGCCATCGATCGCGCGGGCCTCGTCGGTGCCGACGGGGCGACACATGCGGGGGCCTACGACCTTGCCTATCTCGGCTGCCTGCCGGACTTCGTCATCATGGCTCCGTCTGACGAGGCGGAACTCGTGCACATGGTCGCTACTGCTGCGGCGATCGACGACCGGCCGAGCGCCTTCCGCTATCCGCGGGGCGAGGGTGTCGGTGTCGAGTTGCCCGCACGCGGCGACGTGCTGGAAATCGGCAAGGGGCGTGTCGTCCGCGAGGGTTCCAAGGTCGCGCTACTGTCCCTCGGCTGCCGTTTGCAGGAATGTCTGGCGGCGGCGGACGACCTGGCGGCGCGCGGTCTTTCCGCGACCGTTGCCGATGCCCGCTTCGCCAAGCCGCTCGACCGGGATCTGCTGCGCCGGCTCGCAGCGGAGCATGAAATGCTCGTTACCGTCGAGGAAGGCAGCATCGGTGGCTTTGCCACCCAAGTGATGCACGCGCTCGCCGAGGAAGGTCTGCTCGACTCCGGTCTCAAGGTGCGTCCGCTGGTGCTGCCGGACCGCTTTATCGACCACGACGCGCCTGACAGGCAGTATCACGAGGCCGGCCTCGATGCCGCGGGGATCGTCGGCACGGTCCTGGCCGCGTTCGGCGTCGACGAGGCTTCCGCTCCCGCCCGCGCCTGA